A genomic stretch from Hymenobacter psoromatis includes:
- a CDS encoding molybdopterin oxidoreductase, with translation MTDKMKYWKGIEELDNSPEFVKNAFAEFPDFLPVKEGRAGSADDASVAPRRDFLKLMGFSVAAATLAACETPVHKAIPYLNKPEEVDPTISNFYASTYFTGSDYNAVLVKNRDGRPIKLEGNPESPVTRGGLSARAQAAVLNLYDGGRLRQFAIKGKAADYDQLDQAVRAGLAGTTGKIALVSHTIISPGTKRAIAALAGRYRNVEHIMYDVNSASGLIQANGGVLPAYDFSRANVIVSLGADFLGTWISPVEYSRQYVTNRKISTEKRTMSRHFQFETALSLTGSNADVRVAVKPSEMGTVALALYNAVAGGGATAGLSALAQKQIAQAAKELQANRGTSLVVAGSNDPAVQAIVAATNQALGNVGTTIDLAAPSFVRQGDDIRMAQFIDELKSGTIGAVIFYNANPVYNHPRGAEIEAALPKVPLSISLNDRLDETGFLCQYQAPDSHWLESWNDYEPKRGTLSLAQPAITPLFKTRQAQETFLRWAGSNESYYNFLKDGWRTILGANAGFQGAWDKAVHDGVAMGSALITTPFTGRAMSVSEATGSIGSGVKSGIEAVLYEKVGIGQGGVEANNPFLHELPDPISKATWGNYVAVPRKMAEEQKWSQGDVVKVTANGKSIELPVLVQPGQAEGTVSIALGYGRTRAGKVGDSVGANAFILAQSTSNGIVYSTIVTLEKTGATNPIAQTQTHHTIMDRHEVVQENTLAKYREDPKEVTEYELIATPDGLEKPNKVSLWQDYQYNDHHWGMAIDLNSCIGCGSCVIGCQAENNIAVVGKQQVINRREMHWMRIDRYYSSAHHEDEFEKNGKLKTYAAMEDPADNPQVIFQPMMCQHCNHAPCETVCPVLATTHSSEGLNQMTYNRCVGTRYCANNCPYKVRRFNWFSYYSNEKFEDVNGHMFTDIGRMVLNPDVTVRARGVMEKCSLCVQRIQLGKLEAKKQKRRPKDGEIVTACAQSCPTEAILFGDMRDPSSRLSQLLRREDGERAFHVLDSINVQPNITYLTKIRNGAAEFFPNEKAEESV, from the coding sequence ATTACTGATAAAATGAAATACTGGAAGGGAATTGAAGAGCTGGACAACTCACCGGAGTTTGTAAAAAATGCTTTTGCTGAGTTTCCCGACTTTCTGCCGGTGAAGGAAGGCCGCGCGGGTAGCGCTGATGACGCATCAGTGGCACCGCGCCGTGACTTTCTCAAGCTTATGGGCTTTAGCGTAGCTGCCGCTACATTGGCCGCGTGCGAAACGCCCGTTCACAAAGCAATTCCCTACCTCAATAAGCCGGAAGAAGTAGACCCTACTATTTCTAACTTTTACGCTTCGACTTATTTCACGGGCTCGGACTACAATGCTGTTTTGGTTAAAAACCGGGACGGCCGCCCCATCAAGCTGGAAGGCAACCCTGAGTCGCCCGTAACGCGCGGTGGTCTTTCAGCTCGTGCTCAGGCAGCAGTTTTGAATCTGTACGATGGTGGAAGGCTGCGGCAATTTGCTATTAAAGGCAAGGCGGCGGATTACGACCAACTCGACCAAGCAGTGCGGGCAGGCCTCGCTGGGACGACCGGCAAGATTGCGCTTGTTTCGCATACTATTATTAGCCCTGGCACCAAGCGCGCCATCGCAGCCTTGGCCGGACGTTACCGCAACGTCGAGCACATCATGTATGATGTGAACTCGGCTTCTGGTTTGATTCAGGCTAATGGGGGCGTACTTCCCGCGTATGATTTTAGCCGTGCCAACGTAATCGTTAGCTTAGGTGCCGACTTTCTGGGCACGTGGATATCGCCGGTTGAGTATTCCCGGCAGTATGTCACCAACCGGAAAATAAGCACTGAAAAGCGCACGATGTCGCGCCACTTTCAGTTTGAAACCGCACTTTCCCTAACGGGTTCGAATGCTGACGTACGGGTAGCAGTGAAGCCCTCGGAGATGGGCACTGTCGCGCTGGCTCTGTATAATGCGGTGGCTGGCGGTGGTGCTACCGCTGGCCTGTCGGCTCTTGCCCAAAAGCAGATAGCTCAGGCCGCAAAAGAACTGCAGGCTAACCGGGGTACCTCTTTGGTAGTAGCTGGCTCTAATGACCCTGCCGTGCAGGCTATCGTGGCGGCTACCAACCAAGCGCTTGGTAACGTTGGTACTACCATCGATTTGGCCGCGCCTTCGTTCGTTCGTCAGGGCGATGATATTCGGATGGCTCAGTTTATCGATGAGCTGAAAAGCGGTACTATCGGGGCAGTTATTTTTTACAATGCTAACCCCGTCTATAACCATCCGCGCGGAGCAGAAATTGAGGCGGCATTGCCTAAAGTCCCCCTTAGCATCTCGCTCAATGACCGCCTTGATGAAACTGGTTTCCTTTGTCAGTACCAGGCACCCGATAGCCACTGGCTGGAATCCTGGAACGACTATGAGCCGAAGCGTGGCACCTTAAGCTTAGCGCAGCCTGCAATTACTCCGCTATTCAAAACTCGCCAAGCTCAGGAAACTTTCCTGCGTTGGGCTGGCTCGAATGAGTCGTACTATAACTTTCTCAAAGATGGATGGCGCACCATATTAGGTGCCAATGCCGGATTCCAGGGTGCTTGGGATAAGGCAGTGCATGATGGCGTAGCTATGGGTTCGGCGCTCATTACGACTCCGTTCACGGGGCGCGCAATGAGCGTATCTGAAGCTACCGGTAGCATTGGTAGCGGAGTTAAGAGTGGTATCGAAGCTGTCCTCTACGAAAAAGTTGGTATTGGTCAGGGTGGGGTAGAGGCTAATAACCCTTTCTTGCACGAACTGCCCGACCCAATTTCTAAAGCCACTTGGGGTAACTACGTTGCTGTGCCTCGCAAAATGGCAGAGGAGCAGAAGTGGAGTCAGGGTGATGTTGTTAAAGTAACAGCCAACGGTAAAAGTATCGAATTGCCGGTGTTAGTACAGCCCGGCCAGGCAGAAGGTACGGTGAGCATAGCGCTGGGCTATGGTCGTACCAGAGCTGGTAAAGTAGGCGACTCAGTTGGTGCAAATGCCTTTATCCTGGCTCAGTCAACTTCTAACGGGATAGTGTATAGCACTATCGTTACGCTCGAAAAGACGGGTGCTACCAACCCGATTGCTCAGACTCAGACTCATCACACCATCATGGACCGCCATGAAGTGGTGCAGGAGAATACGCTGGCTAAGTATCGCGAGGACCCCAAAGAGGTAACCGAATATGAGCTTATCGCTACCCCCGACGGATTGGAGAAGCCTAACAAGGTTTCCCTGTGGCAAGACTATCAGTATAATGACCATCACTGGGGGATGGCTATTGACCTTAACTCCTGCATCGGTTGCGGCTCGTGCGTGATTGGGTGTCAAGCAGAAAATAACATCGCGGTAGTAGGTAAGCAGCAGGTTATCAACCGCCGCGAAATGCACTGGATGCGCATTGACCGCTACTATAGCTCGGCGCATCACGAAGATGAGTTCGAGAAGAATGGTAAGCTGAAAACGTACGCGGCAATGGAAGACCCTGCTGATAATCCGCAGGTAATTTTCCAGCCCATGATGTGCCAGCACTGCAACCATGCTCCGTGCGAAACAGTGTGCCCGGTACTTGCTACTACTCACAGCTCGGAAGGTCTGAACCAAATGACCTATAACCGTTGCGTAGGTACCCGTTATTGCGCCAACAACTGCCCATATAAGGTGCGTCGCTTCAACTGGTTTTCTTACTATTCCAACGAGAAGTTCGAAGATGTAAACGGCCATATGTTCACCGACATCGGCCGTATGGTGCTCAATCCCGACGTTACCGTCCGCGCTCGCGGGGTGATGGAGAAGTGTTCGCTTTGTGTGCAGCGGATTCAATTGGGTAAGCTAGAAGCCAAGAAACAAAAGCGTCGTCCAAAAGATGGGGAAATAGTTACCGCCTGCGCGCAGTCTTGCCCCACCGAGGCTATCCTTTTTGGTGATATGCGCGACCCCAGCAGCCGCTTGAGTCAATTGCTACGGCGTGAGGATGGGGAGCGGGCCTTCCATGTGCTCGACTCTATCAATGTGCAGCCCAACATCACGTACCTGACCAAGATTCGGAATGGTGCGGCTGAATTCTTTCCCAACGAGAAGGCAGAGGAAAGCGTGTAA
- a CDS encoding hydrogenase, with protein sequence MGALGVALVLLGVFFYSVYRTLWYGIGEWGLNKTIGWAWDITNFVWWVGIGHAGTLISAVLLLFRQKWRSSINRAAEAMTIFAVICAAMFPVLHMGRPWLAFYVFPLQNTLGSLWTNFNSPLLWDVFAISTYFTVSLVFWYTGLVPDFATIRDRAKGKIAKFSYSMLSMGWTGSAKHWSRYETVSLILAGVSTPLVLSVHTIVSMDFATSIVPGWHTTIFPPYFVAGAIFSGFAMVLTLMLITRVVFKLEDYITLEHIALMNKIMMVTGSIVGVAYITEFFIAWYSQVEYEQYAFINRATGPYWWAYACMMSCNVLSPQVVWFRRVRYSITFTFILSIIVNIGMWFERFVIIVTSLHRDYLPSSWAMFSPTRIDVGIYVGTIGLFFTLFLLFAKFFPVINMAEIKAILKYTVNDGPTYGGANVGGGRSGTHASPAPYATPGVPASAPVNYDKQND encoded by the coding sequence ATGGGCGCATTAGGTGTTGCGTTGGTCCTGCTTGGAGTATTTTTCTATTCAGTTTACCGTACGCTTTGGTATGGTATCGGTGAGTGGGGATTGAACAAGACTATTGGTTGGGCCTGGGACATTACAAACTTCGTGTGGTGGGTAGGAATCGGCCACGCAGGTACGCTCATCTCGGCTGTGTTGCTCCTGTTTCGCCAGAAATGGCGCTCGTCCATTAACCGGGCCGCAGAAGCTATGACGATTTTCGCCGTAATATGCGCTGCTATGTTCCCAGTGCTCCACATGGGGCGTCCTTGGTTGGCTTTTTACGTGTTTCCGCTTCAGAATACACTTGGTTCGCTGTGGACAAATTTTAACTCGCCCCTGTTGTGGGACGTGTTCGCTATTTCTACTTATTTCACTGTATCACTGGTTTTCTGGTACACGGGCTTGGTGCCAGACTTCGCTACTATCCGCGACCGTGCTAAGGGGAAAATTGCAAAATTTAGCTACTCCATGCTCAGCATGGGCTGGACAGGTTCGGCCAAACATTGGTCGCGCTACGAAACAGTATCACTGATTCTAGCAGGTGTGTCAACTCCACTAGTACTATCGGTGCACACTATCGTATCGATGGACTTTGCAACTTCAATAGTTCCAGGCTGGCACACCACAATATTTCCTCCTTACTTCGTTGCGGGTGCTATTTTCTCGGGCTTTGCGATGGTGTTGACCCTGATGCTAATTACTCGAGTAGTCTTTAAGCTGGAGGATTATATCACCTTGGAGCACATTGCCCTCATGAATAAAATCATGATGGTTACGGGCTCAATTGTAGGGGTAGCGTATATCACCGAGTTTTTTATTGCTTGGTATTCGCAGGTTGAGTATGAGCAATACGCCTTCATCAATCGCGCTACCGGACCATACTGGTGGGCTTACGCCTGCATGATGAGTTGCAATGTGCTTTCGCCACAGGTAGTATGGTTCCGCCGGGTGCGCTACAGCATTACGTTCACGTTCATTCTATCTATTATTGTTAATATTGGGATGTGGTTCGAGCGTTTCGTAATCATCGTGACTTCTCTACACCGTGACTACCTACCCTCTTCTTGGGCAATGTTCTCCCCTACCCGCATTGATGTTGGTATTTATGTAGGAACCATTGGCTTGTTCTTCACGCTATTCCTGCTGTTCGCCAAGTTCTTCCCGGTTATCAATATGGCAGAAATTAAAGCCATATTGAAATACACCGTGAATGATGGACCGACTTATGGTGGCGCAAACGTAGGAGGTGGCCGCTCAGGCACTCATGCTTCCCCTGCGCCATATGCTACCCCCGGTGTTCCCGCTTCTGCCCCAGTAAACTACGACAAGCAAAATGACTAG
- a CDS encoding quinol:cytochrome C oxidoreductase encodes MTSPAITAAPVATVSAPTTSTKRFALGVFEDEEVLLHAVDNVRAAGVKIYEVFSPFPIHGIDDALGIERSRLPIAAFFYGLCGLSFALWMQIYMLGFDWPMIIGGKPAISLPAWIPVSFELTVFFTCHGMVITFYTISKLYPRFKTPMLDVRSTDDKFVMAIELDENSSQLPKLTQLLRENGASEVNQKEMTKF; translated from the coding sequence ATGACTAGCCCCGCTATTACCGCTGCGCCAGTTGCCACTGTCTCGGCCCCTACCACTTCCACCAAGCGCTTTGCCCTCGGAGTTTTCGAAGATGAAGAAGTATTGTTGCATGCCGTTGATAACGTGCGCGCAGCCGGTGTAAAAATTTACGAGGTTTTCTCGCCCTTTCCTATTCATGGGATTGATGATGCCTTAGGAATTGAACGCTCACGCTTGCCAATCGCAGCCTTTTTCTATGGTTTGTGCGGGCTGTCATTCGCGCTCTGGATGCAGATTTATATGCTGGGATTTGACTGGCCGATGATTATTGGTGGTAAGCCTGCTATTTCATTGCCAGCTTGGATTCCGGTTAGCTTTGAGTTGACGGTATTTTTTACCTGTCACGGAATGGTAATTACCTTTTATACCATCTCTAAGCTCTACCCGCGTTTTAAAACGCCCATGCTGGATGTCCGCTCTACTGACGATAAATTCGTAATGGCCATTGAGTTGGATGAGAACAGTTCGCAATTGCCAAAACTGACCCAGTTGCTCCGCGAGAATGGCGCAAGTGAAGTCAATCAAAAGGAAATGACCAAATTCTAA
- a CDS encoding cytochrome c class I produces MSLSLKYGLSVASLALSLGLVSCSPEANDPGVEYAPEMYESIPYEPLRQISYNKVNSFGINERTPALGTVPRGKLAYFDHIPKDSVDLASRVLHNPYAYTKANIEEGQTLFTRYCQHCHGEKGNGQGPVGMKFKGVPNYSAGAYKTMNDGHIYHVIEWGRNRMMPHGSQVNPEERWKIAMYVHVLQINNDPADLPKVVKVTGPASVTDDTMGDASAMTDGSNQKAEGKAGSHTMSNAPGQGTKARNGSM; encoded by the coding sequence ATGTCGCTTTCCCTCAAATACGGGCTGTCTGTGGCCTCCTTAGCACTTAGCCTAGGACTGGTTTCTTGTTCGCCTGAAGCTAATGACCCTGGTGTAGAATACGCACCTGAGATGTACGAGTCGATTCCTTACGAGCCACTACGGCAAATAAGTTACAACAAGGTTAATTCCTTTGGAATTAATGAGCGTACCCCGGCTCTTGGCACTGTGCCTAGGGGTAAGCTTGCCTATTTCGACCACATTCCAAAGGACAGTGTTGATTTGGCATCGCGTGTCCTTCACAATCCCTACGCTTATACCAAAGCTAATATAGAAGAGGGTCAAACGCTCTTCACACGCTATTGCCAACACTGTCATGGTGAAAAGGGTAATGGTCAGGGGCCAGTGGGAATGAAATTCAAGGGTGTTCCCAACTATTCCGCCGGAGCATACAAGACGATGAATGATGGCCACATCTATCACGTCATCGAATGGGGGCGTAACCGCATGATGCCACACGGCTCACAGGTTAATCCAGAAGAGCGTTGGAAAATCGCGATGTACGTACACGTACTTCAAATCAATAATGACCCTGCCGACCTGCCTAAGGTCGTGAAGGTTACTGGCCCAGCTTCGGTAACGGATGATACGATGGGTGACGCTTCCGCTATGACGGATGGTAGCAACCAAAAAGCTGAGGGTAAGGCTGGCTCGCACACTATGTCTAACGCCCCCGGCCAAGGCACCAAAGCCCGCAACGGCTCTATGTAA